In the genome of Arabidopsis thaliana chromosome 4, partial sequence, the window TCACGTTGATTTGGAGAGTATGGAGAGTAAAGTAGGAAAGAAGAGGTgaaatgagaagagaaaatagGAAGTCTTCCTTGGCGAGCATAGCATCTCAGGGTAATATCTATAACATTTGTGACTGTTTCATCTTCCTTGACAACAAAACGAATAGGTCCACTACTCCCTACCACTTTGATGCTTACAAGCAACCTATTTTCCGTCAAATTtggtatcttcttcttcatcatcaatctcGATTTCTCGACTTTTTTCACCCGAATTATATCcatctttgcttttttgtttagttttggtGTGTGATGATTAGTTCAATCCCCTTTTTAAACTTATTACACAAGCTGTATAATTTAGTGGTGCTTATTAGGTTAAGTGGAGAGTATTAGCAGCCAGTGGATTGTTAATGTGGGTTTAAAGGATAAActatttctttcttgttttataaGTTCCCAACACGGAATCTGATGATTGGTGTCTacgttatttatttttttacttccaGCCATCTCAATCTCAACGTTCTTGCAAGATTACAAAGAGAGAGTATCGTGAGAATCTTGAAACAGTAACATTCACTATCACTTTTTTCTATGGATTCTTACATAACACTCTCCTAACCGCCGGTGATGACCAATACTTTCTCTCTTGATCATGTGCCTTTAGCCGCCTTTTATGGTCCCCCAAAAGCCTTTGGAactgatttttaaaattgatttacCAAAGCTTTAAAGGACAACAAAGTGCTTAGTGGGTTCCTACTAAGTCTGCTAGTTCTGGTACAATCTTTTCCCCCAAAAACTTGCAAATGagaaatatatatggtttgaTAATGTCAAGGATCTAATAAGCATATACAAAAGAATATATTCggattttttgaaaaataagttgaaaGAATTGTAGATTATATCGACATGTATTATACATATGTAGTTAAGCagtgaaagagagaaggtGCTCTAAACTGATCTAAGTTTCAAAaccttatttatttttcacatCTCAAGCAAAAACTCAACACCCACCTTAAATAATCAGTTGTTTCCTTGAGGAGGACCGGTCATGGTTCCCATCAGTTTATCATCCGGTTTGGGAGTAGAAGATGCCTTTGGCGTTTTTGGTCCtccctgcaaaaaaaaaaccggcTCTTATCTCCACGGATCTTTCAACATAACCATTCGTTCTGCAAGAGAGTGTCACTTACACTTCCTTTTGGGCCAAGTAACCTCCGGCCTGAAGGTGCTCTCGCTAATGATGAAATGGCCACTGCTGCTACAGTTGCCACACGAATCCTTTTATGCACGTCTATATACTCATCTGTTTCATCCACAATCTCCTCCTGCAAAAGTTCTTCAAACACATCTTCTAATGTGATGATACCAATTACGTCTCCATCCTCAATCTCCTCTGAAGTATGTGAGAACCCCTGTCTGCCGGCCTCGCTGATGAACGATTGTCCATTAGCCTTGTCGATGCGGACAATGACACTGTCGTGGTTTCCTTCTCGCTTTAGTAAAAGAGGTGCAGTCAACTCGGAGTTGTTACTTGAGACGTTGCTTTCACCGCTATTTTCTTCATGCAAAGTTGAAGGATGACCTTTGCTTTTCCCCTTAACCTTCACAACTGCAGCCATGTGACTGCTCCCTTTTTGAAACTCATTCAGAATATCATACAGAGGCATATTAGCCGGAACCCTGTTAAATCATTAATCACAACAGGAACTTCATTTTTCACAGAGATGCTTAAggaaataatatgaaaatatagcAAGCATAATAATAATGACAAGACCTTGGAATTCGGCGTATACCAACTGCGCTGACAAGAGTCCCTGTTTCAGGGCGAACTGTAAGGAGACTCTTCACCtagaaaacagaagaatttCCTGATTAGAGTTTGCATAAGCTACCAGAGAAACATGCAAATCAGACCATCGGAAAAGGGTCAACGACTCCTACCAAGAGAAGTCCAATAACATTTTTTGGATTATCGGAGTAGACAGGAACGCGGCTATGACCTCGTGCTTGAATCTTATCCATAGCTTCCCTGGGAGATTAATTACAAGCAAAACAGTTCAGGATACAGAGTCATACATGTTCTCTGAAGATAGTAACAGAACTGAATGTCATGTTCCGAGTTTCATAATCAAAGATACAAATAACCATATACATTAATCTACAATAATGAACACTGAGATAACAGGAAAATGTTTCATCACAGTATACCAGTTGAGAACCAAACTCACCGGTCCAACTTTGAATTTACATCCAAGGAAAACGTTGATTCAATTGGTGTCATGGCTTCTTGAGCGGTCTTTTCAGTCAAATCAAGTGCTCCACTTATAATTGTAGTCTCATCATGTGTAAGTTCACCTCCCTTTCCAGCAGCTTCACCGTGAATGGACACAAGAGCTTTTAACTGAGCTCGCCTAAATAAAGGGTCATTGTGTCCCAACACCCAATCCAACATCTTTGCAATAGGAAAAGATATCGGGTACGATAGAACCATTAAGATACGAACAAGCCAGACCAAATTAGCTCCCACTGCTAGTCCATATCTAGTACATATAGCTTGAGGAATaacctgaaaaaaaaacagtgttCAAATCTCATGAAGCTTATAAACCTAGCAAGACTTTAAAGGTAGAAGATCAAAGCATACCTCTCCAACGAATAGAACGAAAGTGACGGATAGAATAATAGCAACATACTCATTGAATATCTTATCCAAGTATATAGGAAGCCCCTGCAAATTTTCAACAAGTGAAGCCTCTTAAGATCCTGGTTTCATCATCACAACACACATAGAAAGTCAGAGAGACTTTGAATGAAGATAATTACCTCCATAGCAAGAGCATTAAACAGAAGCAGAGTCACTAAAAGCTGATGCTGTTTCTGAACAACCGGAAAAATCGCagctgagaaaaaaaatcaatcaatcgCAAGCAAATTCCACAATCACAGCAAAATTCACACAAAGTCAAATGATCAGATACAGATTCATATCAATTCAAGCAATTCCTTATAATCAATTGATCGGTGACGAATTACGAAAGAGAAGGATCAATTTACCagattgtttcttctcttttggaGTACCACTCCGTTGGAGAATCTCGAGCTCAACGAGACCGAGAGACATAAGCCCTAAAGTGAGACCAGACATAATTCCGGCGAAGAGAACAAGGAAACAAGAGATTCCGGCGTAAGTGATCCACTCAAGCGATCCAAACGGAATCGCCTCGCTTTGTAAGGCGTTAGATTGACTGATTCCGGCTAACATCCTCGCCGCAACCACCGCATTAATCGGATGCATCTTCGTCGTCTCTATATCTATCTGTTTGCAATTTTCCGACGCCTTTCTTAGATATTTTCTCGtctaattttgttgttttttatatCTCTCTCATCGACCTAATGGGGTCGGGGTTTTGTACAATTTTGAATTCTTAGCATATACAgcaaatatttggttttgttttttaacatTGGTCCccaatatgttttatatttttcaaatccACCcctttactttcttttttttctggtgGTCCTGGTGCAGGATCTTCTTGTACGGAATGGATCTTATACAATCTGACAAACACCCTTTAGCGAATATCGGAATTGTATATTTCAAATGTGTGATTGTGCTGTCATCTAcgagattttttgttttttgttttttaacatGGAGGGGTTTGGGCCTTGGGCCCTAGTTCCTCATGACCCGGAACCGGCTTGTGCTGATATCAAATACATCGGCGTAAAGCATCTCTTCTATCAATCGAGTACATTGGTCTAATATCCCTGCAATAAAACCATTAGTTcagacgaaaaaaaaaaaaaaaacattagttcAACACTTTCCCTAGGGAGCACATGGACTACACTTAAACCACATGGATCTAACGTTTGCACTTGTAAGAAACACATGGATCCAATCTTTGCACTTAAACCACTAGTCTAATGCATCGGTTGTTGTGCGAGTTTTTTTGTACAACCTTTACtattttgagtttgaaatCTGCATTGTAACTCAAGGACTCGAGTTTGAAATCTGCATTGTAACACAATGACGACACTAATACAAACAACTAGATTATATGTTATATTGAGTCATTCACAACTTAATGGTGtaagattttgatattgtgatttaaaggaaaaaaaataaagtctaAATTTCTCTCACTTATTTGttttgtcccaaaaaaaattcttttggGAAACgtccaaattttatttctttgaagTACATTATTAAGCAACTTTTGCGTTAACTAGGATAAATTGGATCTAACGTTAATCAAACTTACCATCCCGTTACCATCCCGTTAAAAAGGATTAAGTTTGACTAATATTTGGTCTAGTTCgaccaaatcaaatcattgCAAAAATTTTGTTGTCTAATAAAAAGGAAGTTAACATGAGACACGAAAGTTGACAAAGCCATCGATGAATTATCCTTGTCTAAAAGACTTTGTCAAAAGCCACCGGTCACCGAATCACCGGTGTATCAAAGATTAGCGATGGATGGAGAAACTTTTGATCCATTGTTTCAAAAGTGCAATTACAAAATAGCGGCCACAACAGTATGTGACCATATAGCTAACTATTACTACTGCATTCTACGAAAAATTGAGtgaacaaaaaggaaaaaagaatcaaGTTACGGAGTAAATTACAAATTGTAGGTATTTTGTATAATACAAGGAAACAAAGCATCTTCAAAAATCGGGTTGAACCATTGCTTCTGCtgactttttatatttttatatatatataatttatgtgaTGGATCAAAGTATACAGAAGAACCTGGATCTTataatttattctttgttttctttctttataccGCAACAGAGTTTTTGCCTCCTTAAGCAAGAACACAACATCAGTTGTTTCTTCGAATCGGCTCGGTAATAGTTCCAAGCATTTTATCTTGTTCCTGACCAGGAACTTTATTCGTCTGCCCTTGCTTATTTTGTCCTCCCTGCAAATACAAGTTTCAACAATTCTAACTTTCTCTCTTGcataaacaacaaagaaacaaaagagtgtTAACTCACAGTTCCCTTTTGCGCAAGCAACTTCCGGCTTGAAGGAGCTCTCGCTATTGATGAAGCAGCCGCTGCTGCTGCTACTCGAATCCTGCAAACGCGGAAATTCTCAGTGATGATATGACAAGGTGATATGTGATGCCATAGAGAGTATTTAGCCGAACCTTTTATGTACGTCAACATATTCATCAGTTTCATCCACAATCTCTTCTTGCAAAAGTTCTTCAAAGACATCTTCTAAAGTGATGATACCAATTACCTCACCATCCTCGATAGCCTCTGAAGTATGTGAAAACCCGTGAGGTCCACTCTCGttgttttgaaagaaagattGTCCATTAGCCTTGTCGATTGTGACAATGACATTGTCATGGTTTCCCTCTCGTTTTAGTAACAAAGGTGCAGTCAAGTCGGAGTCATTGCTTTCATCAGTGTGTTCTTCAAGCAAAGTTGAAGGTGGGACTTTGCTTTTCCCCTTAACCTTCACAACTGCAGCCATGTGACTGCTTCCCTTTTGAAACTCATTCAGTATATCATAGAGAGGCATATCAGCTGGAACCCTATTCAAACATTATAACATCAATAATACGAAACTTCATTCTACATAATAGTAAAGACTGGAGGTTAAAATGGTAATGGCAGAACCTTGGAATCCGGCGTATACAAACTGCGCTGACAAGGGTCTCTGTTTCAGGGCGAACTGTAAGAAGACTCTTCACctagaaaacagaacaatttCTTGATTAGAGTTTGCAGAAACATGATAAGCCACCATTGAAACATGCAAAATAAGAGTCAGCAACATTACCAAGAGAAGTCCGATAACGTTTTTCGGATTCCCAGAGTAGACAGGAACGCGGCTATGGCCTCGTGCCAGAATCTTCCCCATAGCTTCCCTAAGAGATTAATTACACAGACAGCAGTATAAGATACATGTCAGAAAATAGTTGCCGAAACAACTGCCATGCAGGACTTTTCAGAATCATTGAGACAacagataaaatattttataccaCTGACAGTTGAGAACTAAACTCACCAATCCAATTTTGAATTTACATCCAAGGAGAAGGTAGACTCAATTGGTGTCATGGCTTCTTGTGCAGTCTGTCAAACCAAATACCACTTTTGCATAAATAACTTTCACCATATTTCTACACAGATCAAGCCATGGTTCAGGAATTCTAGAAAGTCAAGCACACACCTTCTCAGTCAAATCAAGAGCTCCACTAATGATTGTCGTCTCATCATGTGTAAGCTCACCTCCCTTACCAGCCTAAAACCATTGTCAGAGCAACAAGGTAACCAAATTAGTAATCTAAATTTCCAAAaggttgtgacttgtgaggaAGTAAACAAAGTAGTTAACAATTTCAAAGTCTCTAAGAATACCTCTTGGCTGTGAATGGATACAAGAGCTTTCAACTGAGCCCGCCTAAATAAAGCATCATTGTGTCCCAGCaccaaatctaaaatctaaCCAAAAGCATACAAAAATGGTAATTTCCACTTGATCAACCGTCAGGCATAAACAACACATACCAGACTACATTCCAAAACATTCTTGACCAAACACACTATATTTACCTTGCCAATGGGAAAGGCAATCGGATAGCAGAGAGTCATTAAAATGCGGACAAGCCAGACAAAATTCGCTCCAACCGCGAGTCCATACCTAGTGCATATCGCTTGAGGAATAACCTTAAAAGAcgaaaacaaatgttaaacACAGTTCAATCTTTGATATATAACCATAGAGATAGACTAGCAAAACTAGAGACACCTCCTCCAAGTCCATAAAACACATACCTCACCGAAAGCAAGAACGAATGTGACAGAAAGAATAATCGCAACGTATTCATTGAATAACTTATCCAAATATATAGGAAGCCCCTGCCCAAAATTCCATAAAATCAACTAAGTATAGATCTCCCTCATATTAACCATATAACCAAACGACCAACAGACTTTGAATGAAGATAATTACCTCCATAGCCATAGCATTACACAGAAGCAGTGTCACTAAAAGCTGATGCTGTTTCTGAACAACCGGAAAAATCGCAGCTGAAACAACATCATTCAAAACAATcagaaatcaaattcaatgATAAAGAATTTGATTGAGAAAGAAGGAATCAAAAATCATCACCGgcttgtttcttctcattaGGAGTACCACTACGTTGAAGAATCTCAAGCTCGACAAGACCAAGAGACATAAGTCCCAAAGTAAGACCAGACATAATCCCGGCGAAGAGTACGAGGAAACAAGATATTCCGGCGTAAGTGATCCACTCAAACGATCCAAACGGAATCGCTTCTCCTCCGTTATTACCGTTAGATTGTCCGATTCCGGATAAAATCCTCGCCGCCGCCACCGCATTAATCAGATgcatattttcttcttgaaaacAGAGCTTTATGATTCGATGATGAATCTCTCTGTGTTTGTGATTCTCTGGTCACACGaccttcttttttaattttgcctctttttgataattttataattcGTTGGATCTCACCAACATGTCGGATTCAGTTCAGTACAATTTTCCAGGACAAAACGGCAAAAAGTTTTGTAAGGAAATTAAATTTAGACCCTAAAGTTATTCATTATGATAAAAAGACccctttgatttttgtttttttcgtgAAGCTCTCTATTCTTTACAACCACAAATGTTAAAATTGTAGCGTGTCCACAGAGATTTGTGATCTCAGACAACACTCTTTAGAAgcaacaaatttatatatatttcttatagaagattattttctatgttttggaATGTGATtgttttcaacaaacaaaggTTATTTCTAAGAGgaaagaaatttcaaaaattgtttttaagagaataatattttgcacctaagaaaaaagaaagagaaacatatCTATACAAAAATGAGAACTTCCCAAAAATCAGCACTCTCAAAGAGGATAGTTGGGTAGGCGTGATGGATAAAAGAGTTGAGATGCTTTCAAATATCTTCTTGTCAAAGAGGCTACTTATATGAGGGAGCGAGTGATACGCTTTTGGTGGATGCTATCGTATCtctttataagtttaaatggTTGCGGCGGTTGAAGTAGAAAAACTTAAATGGTTACGGCGGTTGAGGTGGAAAAACTAGTTTGGAGATTATACcactttttatttaacattGATAAATTAAAGTTTGTATTAGtatggattaaaaaaaatagaagaaagttGTTGCGGACCActtcaaacataaaaataaaattggtttAGGGCACATTATTGTCCATCCAAAATTAGTCTAGTCCGATTTCGCCACAACATACATTCAAAACTTATATGTGCGAAcgatgtaattttttttattattttgttaaggTTGTTTTGTACTTTATAATGAAGTTCTTTGaacatttgaaaaaaagaaactatttatattgataaaataaatagaaccATATCCACTGAAATCTAAATCGTCTGAAAATATAATGAACTATATATTGATGATTTCTCTGAtacttaaaatttaaaatcattggTCCTCCATACAAATCATTGGGCCAAACAAGTCGCTTGTCTTTTTCATGTTTCATAAGATTCTTAGTCAAATTAGCTCAAAACTCCATAGTTAACTTAAATCTTTCTAACCCCTAACATGAAACAGAAATAAGTTTAATTTAGTCTACATGTTCAATTTTGAATGGTGCTAAAATCCGTAAACTAGTGACTATTCAAGCCGTATTGTGTGGTCTTGTCTGctataaaattgatattttgctCTAAAACAGAATGTGAAGGAGTACACTAACGTGAGTTAGCAATTGACTATTCGCatcaaaaatgaaagatttcTGATGCATTTTGCGATTTCGAGGCCAAGATATATCTTAATTTATCGAACCACTAAAGTGATTTAGAAGAGTGATGTGTGTTGATCTAATCGCATATTTGAACATGATATTCGAAAcacaaaagaatatatataatactagAAAGGtacttgttttcttcacaATGCACTACGATGGAATAAAGAAGGAACTAAGTCAACACCAAATTTGATAAAACTCAAACCCCTATTTTTGGTTACAGGTTAACCTAAACCTTGAAAGCTTCATTCCCAAGTAACCGAGATCAGCGAATTAGCAAGCCCAGATTGGTCGAACGTGGCGTCAGCTTCACAATCTAGAGTCTTTGAAGCACCGGGAATCGCCTGCACCAGCTTGAATGCCTTTTTCTCAGATTCATCAATGTGAGAATAACAGAATGACCAAAGAAGCTGAATCGGTTCGCTCTTGAGAAActtcctctgctttcttctCCCATCTGGAAATCGAACGCAGAGACTACACACAACGCTTCGATCACAGTCTCCTTTTGGCTCTTCTGTCAAAACCGGGAACACTAAACATATCTCCTCCTCCTTTACTTCATCCGGATCTTCATATTCGTCCCCCATAAAAGGAGGCACGAAGTCATCAGTGTCACTGCGTGACGACCAAATCTCCCACTCGTCTTGTTCTTCAAGTTCTTTCTCCCAAGTAGGAGCCACGACTTGATTATTGTTGCTTCTTGACGACCAATTATCCTCCTCTTCAAACTCTTCACCCCAGGAAGGAGCAGGGGTTTCATAGAAGTTGTAGCTTGACAAACAAGTCTCCGCAGTTTCCGTGCGCCTGTTCCTTGTCAGAGAAGCAATGTTTTCGTGAGGACCAGCGTCccaaaacatcatcaaatcCTCGACAATACTCTCAGCTTCAATCACGCCGCTCCACATATGCATCTTCTGGCCAGTGATGGGATTGATTACAAACACCACAGGAGGAGGAGCTTCGATCTTGTAGAAACTAGAGATTTTCTGACCTTCGTTTGTATCATCATAGACCTGCCATACGATGAAGTGGGACTCAATGGTTCTCGAAACCGCGTCGTTCGCCCATACATCTCGATTAAGTATATGAGAACCTAACTCTGTCCTGGACTGGAGATTCACTACCAACCATAGATTCTTTTCAATGGAAACATATTTCGCATATTCAAACAAACCCTCGTGAAGTATATATGAAGGAGGAGGAAACGAGAAAGACGATCTCGAGTCTGAATCATCAGAAGTTCCTGATGTCGTCGAGTCCACAACCTCCCGATACATCGCGTTGTTGGTGAGAAAGAGGTTTACGGCTTGATCAATATTCCAATCTGTCGTCTGTAACAATATCTTGCGGTTTCGGCGGTCTGATCGACAGCGATCTCGAGGAAAGACGAGATTAGTTGATCTTGACGAAAGAGAACAATCTCTTCGTCAAGCTGTAGCCTTGTTGTTATCGCTCTCTGTCGGTTATTCGCTGAGAAAAAGTGCCCCATTGTTGCTTTGTTctgagagaaaacaaacaagtacTTGGGAAAAGAggaatggaagaagagatatagaaaagttttatttatatagagagatcgagagagaaagataagtttgtttttaggtttgttttccttttttctgcTCCGACTTTGttttaaaggaaaaataaattatcttttCGTCTTTAAATTGTGTATAGATATTTCCAACTTTTTTCGGGATATACACAATCTttcatatttacttttaattatgattaacTTAGGTGggattatttatttattaaagtgttttctagaagaaaaaaatcttcttaaaagattttatgagaaagaaagactagaaaaataaatacaacaaTTATTTTGAATGACATATATCCATacctttttataattaaattacttctattgtttattaatatcattctatgtaatatttttaacattaaatAGGTTTTAAATATACTTCTCAAATAAGATATGTgcaaattaaagttttttttagtgtttgagtaaaaaaaaaaaatagataattttGATTACCTTAAATCGGCGACCACCAGAGACATGATTTTGTGCTCAACTGATCAAATCGGCGAGCACCAAAAGAATGATTCTCTGAGATAAGCATGTGAATTTGGAGCTAAATACcagattatttatttattaaattgttttctataagaaaataatcttttaagagattttatgagaaagaaagactagaaaaatacatacaacaattattttgaatgacatctatatatacatttttataattaaattacttatgttgtttattaatatcattctatgtaatatttttaaaattagatatgTTTAAATATACTTCCCAAATAAGAGATGTgcaaattaaagttttttctaatgtttgagtaaaaaaaaaaagagaggtaaTTTTGATTACCTCAAATCGGTGACCACCAGAGACATGATTCTGTGATCACTGATCAAATCGGCGAGCACCAGAGGTATGATTCTCTGAGATAAGCATGTGAATCTGGAGCTAAACTCCTCTGTTTTATACGGTTAATACGATTTTATATGGTTCGAACAAATTGGACCCGGTTTAATACGGTTAAGAGTTAAAACCTTGACTTTTACATTTAACTATTAAGTTTCAGTGCAAGACACTAATGTGTAGATGGTTACCTTCCTCCATGAGGATGCTCCACTGGGTTCATCATAGCCACACCACGAACCTTAGCCCACATGTTTCTCTTTATCATCAGCTTCTTAGTTAGGCCACTACTAGCAATTTGACCAATCATAACCCTGCATCCACTTAGGACAGTCTTCTTTGAATCCAGTGGCAAGTTAATGCTGTCCAAACATATATTCAATTCATCATTGTGAACTTAAGAAACCAATGTTATGAATCTTATTGTACCTGAATCTTATGAAGTTATGATAAATAGGTTTATGTTAAGATATATTGGTAATGCGATTTGTGATTATGTTGTAATCTTCAAATATTCGGATCAGCAGTTTTCAACAGTTATGGTTGGAGAGTTTTAGTTGCAGAATATAACTTCTTCACTGTGTTAGCTCTATATTAGTAAAAGAACAGTAAAGCGGATAAGTGATCTGTGTTGTAAGAATTGTATATTTGAACTTAATACTCCAattgacaaacaaaacaaaagtagtcTAGAATTAATCTCCAGAATTTAAGGGTTTCTTCAATATAACTTCAAGATAATATAAAGAAGCAACAACATATCGAAATCTTCACTCCCAAGTAACTGAAATCATCGAATTAGCGATCCCAGATTGATCAAACGTGGCCTTAGCTCCATAATCCAGAGTCTTGGAAGCACCAGGAATCGCCTGCACAAGCTTGAACTCCTTTTTCTCGGATTCCTCCATGTGAGAATAACAGAAAGACCAGAGAAGCTGAATCGGTTCGCTCTTGAGAAActtcctctgctttcttctCCCATCTGGAAATCGAACACAAATACTGCACACAACGCTTCTATCACAGTCTGCTTTAGGCTCTTCTGTCAAAACCGGAAACTCAAGCAGGTCGCATGACAAACAAGTTTCCTCCTCATGTTCGGATAAAGTCATTATGTCTTCAAATTCTGGCCCCCAAGAAGGAGCCACAACGCGATCAGACGTAAAAGTCTCCTCCTTTCCAGATTTGATTAcagtcttttcttcttcaatagcGTTTCCCCAGAAAGTAGCCATGTCTTGATCATCAGCGTTGTTACTTGAACAGGagatcttctctgttttcatacGTTTGTTGCTTGTCAGAGATGCAACGTGTTCGTGAGGACCAGAATCCATGTACTTCATCAAATCCTCGAGAAAGCCCTGAGGTTCAATCACACCGCTCCACATACGCATCTTCTGGCCAGTGATGGGATCGATGAGAAGCACCACAGGAGGAACAGAGTCGATCTTGTAGAAAGTAGATATTTTCTGACCTTCGCTGGTATCATCATAGACCTACAACAAGATGAAGCTGGACTTGATGGCTTGAAAAACAGCGTCGTGTGGCCATAAATCTCGGTTAAGTAAGTGAGAAGCAAACTCGGTCGTGGACTGGAGGTTAACAAGCAACCATAGATCCTCTCTAGAGGACGTTGCTTTCGCATCTTCAAACGAACCGTGGAAAAACAGACTTGGAGGAGGACGGTACAAAGAAGACAACCTAGAATCGGATTCCTCAGATGTCGACTCGTCGTCCCAGATCTCTTC includes:
- a CDS encoding structural constituent of ribosome protein (structural constituent of ribosome; FUNCTIONS IN: structural constituent of ribosome; INVOLVED IN: translation; LOCATED IN: ribosome, intracellular; CONTAINS InterPro DOMAIN/s: Translation protein SH3-like (InterPro:IPR008991), UAS (InterPro:IPR006577), Ribosomal protein L2, C-terminal (InterPro:IPR022669), UBX (InterPro:IPR001012), UBA-like (InterPro:IPR009060); BEST Arabidopsis thaliana protein match is: UBX domain-containing protein (TAIR:AT1G59550.1); Has 30201 Blast hits to 17322 proteins in 780 species: Archae - 12; Bacteria - 1396; Metazoa - 17338; Fungi - 3422; Plants - 5037; Viruses - 0; Other Eukaryotes - 2996 (source: NCBI BLink).), producing METATRTHQQRKLISSFLDITVNQTVEIATQFLEATTWNLEDAINLFLIARRNPHHHHGEELVPLPLPSKKNTLYDYDPFMSHNTSVAVCPEEIWDDESTSEESDSRLSSLYRPPPSLFFHGSFEDAKATSSREDLWLLVYDDTSEGQKISTFYKIDSVPPVVLLIDPITGQKMRMWSGVIEPQGFLEDLMKYMDSGPHEHVASLTSNKRMKTEKISCSSNNADDQDMATFWGNAIEEEKTVIKSGKEETFTSDRVVAPSWGPEFEDIMTLSEHEEETCLSCDLLEFPVLTEEPKADCDRSVVCSICVRFPDGRRKQRKFLKSEPIQLLWSFCYSHMEESEKKEFKLVQAIPGASKTLDYGAKATFDQSGIANSMISVTWE
- a CDS encoding structural constituent of ribosome protein produces the protein MYREVVDSTTSGTSDDSDSRSSFSFPPPSYILHEGLFEYAKYVSIEKNLWLVVNLQSRTELGSHILNRDVWANDAVSRTIESHFIVWQVYDDTNEGQKISSFYKIEAPPPVVFVINPITGQKMHMWSGVIEAESIVEDLMMFWDAGPHENIASLTRNRRTETAETCLSSYNFYETPAPSWGEEFEEEDNWSSRSNNNQVVAPTWEKELEEQDEWEIWSSRSDTDDFVPPFMGDEYEDPDEVKEEEICLVFPVLTEEPKGDCDRSVVCSLCVRFPDGRRKQRKFLKSEPIQLLWSFCYSHIDESEKKAFKLVQAIPGASKTLDCEADATFDQSGLANSLISVTWE
- a CDS encoding CBS domain protein with a domain protein (DUF21) (CONTAINS InterPro DOMAIN/s: Protein of unknown function DUF21 (InterPro:IPR002550), Cystathionine beta-synthase, core (InterPro:IPR000644); BEST Arabidopsis thaliana protein match is: CBS domain-containing protein with a domain of unknown function (DUF21) (TAIR:AT4G14230.1); Has 30201 Blast hits to 17322 proteins in 780 species: Archae - 12; Bacteria - 1396; Metazoa - 17338; Fungi - 3422; Plants - 5037; Viruses - 0; Other Eukaryotes - 2996 (source: NCBI BLink).), which produces MHLINAVAAARILSGIGQSNGNNGGEAIPFGSFEWITYAGISCFLVLFAGIMSGLTLGLMSLGLVELEILQRSAAIFPVVQKQHQLLVTLLLCNAMAMEGLPIYLDKLFNEYVAIILSVTFVLAFGEVIPQAICTRYGLAVGANFVWLVRILMTLCYPIAFPIGKILDLVLGHNDALFRRAQLKALVSIHSQEAGKGGELTHDETTIISGALDLTEKTAQEAMTPIESTFSLDVNSKLDWEAMGKILARGHSRVPVYSGNPKNVIGLLLVKSLLTVRPETETLVSAVCIRRIPRVPADMPLYDILNEFQKGSSHMAAVVKVKGKSKVPPSTLLEEHTDESNDSDLTAPLLLKREGNHDNVIVTIDKANGQSFFQNNESGPHGFSHTSEAIEDGEVIGIITLEDVFEELLQEEIVDETDEYVDVHKRIRVAAAAAASSIARAPSSRKLLAQKGTGGQNKQGQTNKVPGQEQDKMLGTITEPIRRNN
- a CDS encoding CBS domain protein with a domain protein (DUF21); translated protein: MAMEGLPIYLDKLFNEYVAIILSVTFVLAFGEVIPQAICTRYGLAVGANFVWLVRILMTLCYPIAFPIGKILDLVLGHNDALFRRAQLKALVSIHSQEAGKGGELTHDETTIISGALDLTEKTAQEAMTPIESTFSLDVNSKLDWEAMGKILARGHSRVPVYSGNPKNVIGLLLVKSLLTVRPETETLVSAVCIRRIPRVPADMPLYDILNEFQKGSSHMAAVVKVKGKSKVPPSTLLEEHTDESNDSDLTAPLLLKREGNHDNVIVTIDKANGQSFFQNNESGPHGFSHTSEAIEDGEVIGIITLEDVFEELLQEEIVDETDEYVDVHKRIRVAAAAAASSIARAPSSRKLLAQKGTGGQNKQGQTNKVPGQEQDKMLGTITEPIRRNN